One Pararhizobium capsulatum DSM 1112 DNA segment encodes these proteins:
- a CDS encoding carbohydrate ABC transporter permease codes for MTALALKKAPLAKGNIRPGRIIVWTLLFVGGLIMITPLLFMFSTSLKTASEVYDLRLIPSAPTLQNYITVLSDGRFMRWFLNSTIVACTVTLSNVFFDSLVGYTLAKFAFRGRQLIFLAILSTLMIPTEMLVIPWYLMSSQLGWLDSYWGIMFPGMMTAFGTFLMKQFFETVPNDFLEAARIDGLNEFQIWWKVAMPLVTPALSALAIFTFLGNWTAFFWPLIVVTSRELYTLPVGLSSFAVEQSIQWEMIMTGAALATLPTLLVFLVLQRYIVRGVMLAGLKG; via the coding sequence ATGACGGCACTTGCCCTGAAGAAAGCACCGCTCGCCAAGGGTAATATCCGCCCCGGCCGTATCATCGTCTGGACACTGTTGTTCGTTGGCGGACTGATTATGATCACGCCGCTGCTCTTCATGTTCTCGACTTCACTGAAGACCGCAAGCGAGGTCTACGATCTGCGCCTGATCCCGTCAGCGCCGACGCTGCAGAACTATATCACAGTACTTTCTGATGGCCGGTTCATGCGGTGGTTCCTGAATTCCACGATCGTTGCCTGCACGGTGACGCTGTCGAACGTGTTTTTCGACAGTCTCGTTGGCTACACGCTGGCGAAGTTCGCATTTCGCGGCCGCCAGCTGATTTTCCTGGCAATTCTGTCGACCCTGATGATCCCGACGGAAATGCTAGTTATTCCCTGGTACCTGATGTCGAGCCAACTGGGCTGGCTGGATAGCTATTGGGGCATCATGTTCCCCGGCATGATGACAGCTTTCGGCACTTTTCTGATGAAACAGTTCTTCGAGACGGTGCCGAACGACTTTCTGGAGGCTGCTCGTATCGATGGCCTCAACGAATTCCAGATCTGGTGGAAGGTTGCGATGCCGCTGGTGACACCGGCTCTGTCTGCTCTTGCGATCTTCACTTTCCTTGGCAATTGGACCGCCTTCTTCTGGCCGCTGATCGTGGTGACGAGTCGTGAACTTTACACGCTGCCGGTCGGGCTTTCGAGCTTTGCCGTCGAGCAATCCATTCAATGGGAAATGATCATGACGGGTGCCGCGCTTGCAACCCTGCCGACGCTGCTCGTCTTCCTAGTGCTGCAGCGCTACATCGTGCGCGGCGTCATGCTGGCCGGTCTGAAAGGATAA